The genomic stretch AAGAAAGCAACTTGCAGACTCTAGCAGGATTTGTCACAGATAGCAACCGTGGTTTTCCCTTGCTATTGGTTCGTATGAAGAAGTTGAGAAAGGTTAAGATATGGTGCAATGAAGATGATTGTGTGGGCTTAGCTGAACTGTCGACAGGTATCAAGAAGTTTGTTGAGGATGAATTGGACACAAGTATCGGTGCTTGCTGTCTATCACTAAATTTCATGAATTCCTCGGGGAACATCCTGCATTCTCTACAGAATTCGTTTGGCTATCTCAGCTCCCTGAAACTACACGGGGCGCTGAGTGGACTGACCCAGTTTGCTACATCGCTATGTGGTCTCACCGAGTTGTGCCTCTCATCGACTAATAATCTGATGAGCAATGAGATACTAAACCTGCGTAAGTTGATCCATTTGGAGTACCTAAAACTAGTGAAAATCAGCCTTGGAGGCTTTACCATCAGAAGACAGGATCTCCCAAGACTGCTACGCCTATGCCTTGTGCAGAGTCCAACCCTCCCTACAATTGAAGAAGGAGCTTTGCGGAATATCATTTCACTGCAGCTTCTCAGCGAAGATCTAGGTGACGTATCTGGCATCGAAATAAGGAGGTCTGTGCACCTCCAGGAAGTTGCTCTTGATTCTGAGATCAGCCAGCTGGAAGCTAAAACAGTTTGGGAAGATGCAGCTAAGAAGCACCCAAAGAGGCCAAGGGTTTTGTATCTCAAAAGGGTTGATCCGCAGGGAACAGGTTCCATGGTGAAATATGTTACTGCTAGGGGATCCGCACATGAGACCGACTGCGCCATCACGCAGGAGATGAAGTCTCAAGGTGAGGCCTCATCAAATTCTGAAAACCCTAATTTTGGTGGTACTAAGCATGGAAAGCGGTCGCAAAGTGCTGATGATGAGCATGGAAAGACAAAAGAATCTAATCGTCACACCGGTGATGGGGAAGATAAAAACTATAAGAGACATACGAGGTTTTCTCAGAAGGCAGGGGTCGTGATCGAGGGAACAGCTCTCTCTAGGAATGCTGTGAAAAACAATGCGATTAGATCAGACTCTTGTCAGATTGGGAAGTGTAAGGCGGATGCCATAAGAGTGGCAAAAGACAGAAAAATGGCTCTGAAGTTAGGCCCCTTGGACAACTCGATCGCTTCACTACCAAGCTCAGTGCCAGGAGCCCAGGAATGAATAACAGCGGCAGCAGCACGCCATAGAAGGGGTCCCCGTCGATGCCAAAAGTGCCATGGAGATGACCCGGAGGCACGGCAGGATTACCACGTACAAGAATCTATTCACCTAATCCGAAGGATGAGAAGCATTCAGAAGAAGTCATCTTGATCACAAAATTATTGTAGTTGTGTTTGTCTTTTATCATTGGGACCTCAAGGCTGTATAAGCCCAAGCTTGTAGTGTTTGCCTTCCAAGTTGAACAATGAAACTAGGTGTCTTTGCTGATTGTTTTGGAGATAAATTACATTGAGTGGACAATTTATGGTAGCAATAATGATCATGATTTAAGGCACGACCGAACCGGCTCAGTTTTGACGATTTTGCACTTAAAAGGGGGCATAATAGAGTACAAGCTGAATGGGTTTCTGAAGAATTGATGCAATCTTTTGATCTGAACCCTGAATTCGATCAAAGGAACTGCACCTGGCAATCTCATGCAGAGCCAACCCATGGCAACCATCTGCTCTTGCCCTTCCTTGAGCGACAGTTCCCCATGCATCAATATGTACAGAGTACAGACATCAAAGCAATAATCAATTCCATGGAATGATGAGTTGGTGCTTATATCTAAAAGAATATTTCTGCAATGGTGAGTTTGCAGCAGATTCACAGATGAATTACCACAGCGGCGAGCTAGGAAAAATTGCCACAGCAGCACTAACAAAACTTGATCGCTCAAATGGTCACTCACCTAAGGCTACTACCATGGCTGCATCAGCAGAAGACAAACATGCTCTTGTCCGAGGAAATCAACCTTCGTGCAGAAGATGTCCCAACAATCCGCTCTAACTGCAAGTTAGCAACAAGTCAATTCACTCATATTTTAACAGACAAGCTGGTGGAGATTGGACTCGTTGGAGTCATGGAATTCATATGAACTTCTAAAGATACAACATAATAAATTGGATATATACAAGAGCTACCAAACGACTAATAACTAAAATTAGGTGAGAAACTTTCAAACATGATATCAGAACCCAAAGCTTCTGATTTTCCTCATGAATCCAGACTAGCTGCTATTCAATAGTGTGAGTAGAACATCAAAATAAATTTATTCATACTGCTATTCAATAGCTGAACTGCATAATCTCCGATGGATCACAAACTACATGAAATGAATGTCACTGCACGGTATGAAATTAATAGCTGAACAAGATTACAGTTTTCCATGGTGGAACCAAACTATGTGAAAGTGACCTCACCTTAAGAAGGTCTAGACGGGAGAAAAGGACATTGCACTTCGGGTTTTCTGATTCACCTAGCATATTTACAAGCTGAAAGGAAGATACAAACCCGAAGGACATTAAATTTTCAAATCTCTTCACCATAAAACTTGAGACGAAAGACATACAATGGCAATTTAGTCAATACCTCTGGGTAAAATTCTTTTCTTCCTGGCAATGAATAAATAAGCAAATGCTTTGTTCCCCTGATCTGCACggtaaaaaataatgatgaataTCCTAGATAATAGATGTAACGCAGAAACAACATGAACCACTCAGTATAACAAGTTATGCTCcaggtaattttttttacctTATATCGGTGGTAGAAGTGAGATCGTTCACTATAAAGCAAGATCTTTTTCTTGCCCTCAAAAAACCAGAGTCTTGAACGAGATATGTCTTGTTGTGACGTAGCCCTGATTTTGGAATAGATTGAGACAGTTACCACTTGCCTTAAGACTAAAATCAAATAATTTAAATTGAACCTATAAAATAATCAGTAACAAGAAGGAAGTCTACTCACTCTCCAATCCGACAAAAAGATGCTTCCTTAGATTTTAAGAAATTGCTTATCCGAATATATTCAAAGTACGAACTAACAAATAGCAATAATCCACCCTGCATTGCATTAGACAATTAGGCGAATATTGCAAGAGATAGTCATTATAGGAGCATGAACATTATCAAATTTTGCAGGAGAATGGTGCATGCTGAGCATTAAAAAAAGTAATGCTCCTACAAAATCAAAAGTACCAAACACAACTGAATGCTTTGCACATACAGAAGTAATAGCAGAATACCGTACCTCATCCAAGTCCTGAATCTTTGGATATACCTGTAacacataaaaaatatataaaggaCCGACATTAAATAATATATTAAAACACATTTATATGGAATAGAGTACAAAAAAGTGGCGAAATTAAAGCACTAATTTTCTACAGTAACCCAGAGACTGTCATGGTGGGCCACACCTAAAGCCAGCACACCAAGAAGCATAACTCAGCTAGCCCAGCTGAGTGACTAGTGAGCTAATCTAGCTGCTTTCTATTTGCTTAGAGATTAAGTTAGTCAAGTTAATAAGATCAGTTACCTGGTTATAAGATAAGTTTGCTGGCTTGATTGTCAAGATACATCGATTTGTTAGGATGTTTTCAGAATTTGAACTAACCTCAGTACACTTTGAAGGATTGGACAAAGTTGTTCAGATTATTCTATAACTAGTAAATCCCTCATTAAAAGAAATGCACTGTCTATCTGAGCTAACTCAGTACAATGGCAGATATCCTGTACAAGCACAAAATAACAGACCTTGTTGCAGAAATAATCAAAGCGGGCATCGTCAGCTCCAGCAATAGAAGATGCATCAAACCGTTCATACACCTGTTTATAGATTGCACATTGAAAAACATTAGATTAGTAAACAAGAACTTTAATCTATTACAACTCAGGAGGATTCTGAATCCATGGCATTAAAACTTTATTTACATAAAAATATGTGTGTGTAAAATTTACAGTTTATTCACTATTTATGCAGCATGGCAGAATCAAGACAGATAAGAGCATTCAACTCACCTGCCGCACTTCAAGTTGTATTTTGGGAAGAACACCTGCATACTCGGTCACCATTTTAATCTGGGAAAATTTGTAAAAATATGAGTTCAATAATATAAAAGTCAACTATACACTCTTAAAGAGGGGAAACAAGGAACAGCTGACTCAGTGATTTGAAGCATAGCATATACCTTTCCTTCATAATTGAAGCATGATCCATTAAATAAAGCATTAATCTCTGCATAACATGGCAAACAATTGAAATTTGAGATGTATATAGGTCTATGAATAAACAAATGGACAGCTATGCAATAGATGTAAAAGGAGAAGTCTGTATAGCACCATTAAATTATGAATCTATTAGCTAATCAAGGCCCTGCACTTCCCATGCTTATAACTAGTCGCCTTTAGCATCTTCATTCTCTACACTACTGAAAAACAAGAGGGGGAGCTGAAACCATACCTGGTGTAAGATATGAGCTTAACAGTATTGTCTGCCGATAGTACTGTGCATGCTGATCCAAGTACCTTGAACATCAATGTACAAGCTTAATTAGTACGGATATAGTTTGATAATATACGTGGATAATTAATAATAAATTGCTATGACAATCGACTGTCAATAATACAGAGTTGATGTTACCAGAGCATAAACCTAAAAATATTCAAGGAAACAGAAGTACCATGGCCTAATTCGCATCACATTGGTTCCATGTTCTTTTGATGGCAAATGATTAAGTTGTTCAAACACAGCCTCCAGATGCGCCCAGTTCTACAAATTCATGCATAAACTGTCACTTGTACCAAAAGTTATCACCAAATAAGTAGAAAAATGTATCAGCATTGACGTTTACCTGCATAGATATCACATCTGCATGATCGACAATCACTATCTGCATATAAACGATtttagaaataaaaaacaagaagaaaagagaaacacTAGGATAAAATGCACTCTCTTCCATTCCTAAGTACAAGTCTATGTTGAGATACAATTTTTTGCAATAGTTCTTGTTCTAATACATTAGCAACCTGCAATGTACAATGTACTGGAGTACTTTTGATGAAAGATcctataatatatttttttccatgtgAATCTAGATTGTGGACATAATATTTATGGTTTAAAAAGAGGGCTTGTATCTACTAATGAGTGGCGAATAGATCATAAGGTTCAAAGGAACTAACTTCAATTGATGATAGGAAATCAAAATCCTTCTCATTGCCATGTTCTCCTCCATCAATTTTCTGATAACAGAAAAGCATAAAGTATAAATAAAACAACTCTATAACTACATATTCCACAACTACAACTTAATGCATTTGATTAGAAAGCAAAGTTATGTGCTGAGAAGAAAGAAATTGCCATTTTGACaataaaaagaaaggaaacataGATCAAATTTTCTGATTGGTAAAAAGCTAAATTCTAATGGTGAGGTATACGGAAGATTTTCAGATGGGACAACCGCCCGTAATCATTGGCAGATTTCTTGTCTATTTGGATCCCAAACAAAATTGTTGTGACCTATCAGTTATAGGCCTTTCATTTTTGTTTCGTTTTGTTTTCTAAGACTTGCCTGACCAATGATGTTGAAATGGCCTCAGTGTTTTACCCCATCACAGTTCAGTATATCAGACAATTCTCCAATCATGCACGTAATGCCTAAAGCAGTAAAGCTTGATGAGTGATGACGTTGCTTATAGCTTTCAGTAATATACTGTTTCCTTCATCCAATCGGACAGGTGACACCAATTGGGTTGATCAATCCAACAACCAATCTCCAGATTTCTCTTAATTACTTCCCAAACCACCATTTTCCACAGGATACCGCCATACATCAGTTGCAACTTCCCAAAGCCATCACCGCTAGAAGTGTAGAACTAGTTACATTTACTTGTACCATATCCAAATAACTTAAATGGCCTAATCAAGTTCTGCCATTATTATCATGACATGTTCTGCAAACTTCCTCCCTTTCAACTCCCTGTATATTAGTTGGTACCTACTAGCATTGCAAGCCATCAGAAAGGACACACCAGCTCCTTGCTGGCCTACTGCCGTGCCCACCCTGATCTCCCCACCAATATTACTGGTTATCCACCACCAGTGTCATATCCTAAGTATTCTAGCAATTTCCTTATACTTTTCAGGAGTACATCAAGTTCTAGAATAAGAGTAATGTAGAGCTGCCGGACATAAGTACAGGTCAAGAAGTCTTATGAAAAAcagtttttaaaaaaatacttacACGTTTAAGCGCTAAAGGAGATGCAACTATGATATCAGAAGAATAGAAGTTACTGTAAAGCTTGATAGATTTCCTGCAGAAACATTAGTTCAAACATTAACCATCAAGATGTTCTCAGTAATCAATGTGCTAGCAAAAATTATTTTGAGCTTCTATTCTCAGGAACACTAGTTTATCTGTTGCTGAACATTATTTTTGCAATCAAATTATTTTGCAGAAGTGAGTTCCATGAATGAGGACAGTTGAATTTAGATGCCAAGTTCTGAAAATAGAAGATCAATTATCAAAACATTGCAAGAGCTAAAGTAAAGCATGTGGCATATGCTTGTTTTGTAGAAGGTAAGGATTCAGCGAAGTCCAGGCAAATGGATGACTACTGAACATTGTCATGATGAAAATAAGAATATGAAATGAGGGGATTTTCAACAAGGACTTAGATAAAAGCTGCTGATTGAAACTCTAGTGGGAACATAGTGAAGTATAGAGTTATATATCCACAGCTCAATATCCATTAATATCCAAACTTTCACTTCGCAGTCATCTGATAGTAAAAGGACAAAAGACTACTCAACTATATGTTTAAAGTGGTGTGAGACAAACTTAAGTCTGAAACCAAAATTTTATTATATGCAaagaaagttaaaaaaatattaattaattatataGCATACTTACTTCGTTAATTTTATGCCAAAAAGAAAGTGATCATCAATATCTCCAGCAAAAAGAAGGTCAAAGTCTGCAGGTTTCGTGCTATGTTCAGGCATTTCATCATCCGATTCACCAAACTCCTTTTTAAATTGTCCCATGGCATTCTACAGAAGAGAGAAAGATATCACTTAGCACCAGAAACAAAAGCATATGGGAGCGGGCTATTAATATGGTTATAGTTATATATAACCATATCAGCTATCATATCAGCAGATAACAACATGCAGGATCAAATGCATGTATAGGGCCGATTAGAATTCATTTTATAAATTTGCTTCATATCTTGAAGAAATCAGAACCCAAATCATTCCATATaaatacaagaaaaatgaaatTCTACCTTTTGTTGCAACGGGGAAAGCTGGATCAATCTCTTCACAATGCGCCGTGCAAAACTTTTGAGTGGTAACAAGAAAAGAACCTAAATATGTATTTAGACAAAATAAATTAAGATAAATATGAATGTAACTTAAGACTGGATTTATGGTACAGGAAATGACATGCTATATGACCCCCATCAAAGCGATATAATGCCAGCCAAGTTTACTTATTGACAATTGCATGCGAAAATAGGACTTCGTCCAGTCATAAATAAATGCCATTTTGGACATCGACATGATCCCCAAAACACAACTTTGACCCCCATCAAAGCGATAGCATGCCAGCCAAGTTTACTTACATTGACAATTGCATGAGAAAATAGGACTTGGTCCAGTCATAAATAAATGCCATTttggacatcgacgtgatccCCAAAACACAACTTTGACTACTAATGTTTGTTGTAATTATATTTATTATACCAAATGTATGTTGTTATGAAACTTTTGAGAAAAATATACCTGTATCAATTTTAAAATACCCCAAATCAATACATAAAATGTAATTCTTAATCAAAATCTTCACATCCAAAATGATATTTATTTTATACTGGAGTACGATTACATTCCCGCAATTATCTATGGATAATAAATTTCTATAACATGTAGTGTCCAGTTAGATACTATTTACTTAGATACGCTCAAAGTCAACCAAAGATATTGCTAAGCATGTTGTGGACTACTTTTTGGAGGACATCTAACAGAGGCTTCACCTCGAGACCATGAACTGTGCAGCAGCTGCACACCATGAGACACATGACCTGATAACCTCAAGTCAAGTCAACTGGCAACTGATCCAATAAAACATTATCAATTAATAATTTATTTACCACTATTGCTTGGAGTTTAAGACCATATTATTTGTTTAAACCAATTTGTTAAGAAATGCTCTATTAAAAGATGCCCCATCCTGTAGTGCTTCCTTGGTGCGGAAAGATTCTCAAAGGGTATAGTTATTGAGACTGCACTGGGTAACTGTGACATGCACACTAAAATGGAAAAAGGCACTAAGTTTTTTTTAGGGCAAAAAGGCACTAAGTTTTGCTGCGAACAAAAGTGCTATTTGAAAATTCAGGGAATGAACAGAAAGGTCAACTGAATCTTAAGAAGTGTGACATGCCATGGTTTATCATTAACACAATAGGATAATGTAGCCAAGCTCTACGAGTCACATACAAAACATAATTCATTATAAATTGTGAGTAAAAGTGTAGAAATCAACTATCAAGACAACTAAATGTTTTGTTATAAACCTATCCACCTTGCATACTGATGACTTTTCTTCTCGCCAGTACACAtcacaaagaaaataaataaatgcagCATTGCACAAAACAACTAAAAAATCTAGTAATGCAATCTCAGTTAATGCTTAATATTTCAACATTCTTGATGTGATATACCTTTGGGCGTGTAAAACCCTGATCAAGGTATGTGTTATCATCCGAAATATCTCTGTCAGCATCATTTCTAAGCTTTGCATCATTTCTAATGACAACATCTCGTGTTCTATGAACATGATTCAACTGCAAAAGTAGTACGCTTTGCAGATTAGCAGGACCATAAGAGGTTCAAGAATAATATTATAATAACATGACCAGAAAAAGATCGTAAAACTTACAGCATGCATAAGATATGCGTCCATAATACTGGAATCCACACCATTACTTTTCTGATAAAATGGCTTCTTATTACAATGCATTATGTCACGATAACTATTACCTGCAGTAAATCCATTAAGAATAAAATTATATCTAACATAAGGATAATAGAAAGTATACCATACATCATACAGGTGAGAAAATTTAACAAGGTACAGCCCTAATTTGGCCCTTTCATTACTGTATCGGAGAAAGTAGGGTTGGGAATTGACTGAAGATGCTAAAACTGTATCAGTAACCCTTCTTTTCCTCGAATATGATTAGACAAAGGATTGAATAGGCATACACCATGAAAAGACTTCACTCTTTAGGATTGAATAGGCATACACCATGAAAAGACTTCACTCTTTAGGATTTAGAATAACTTAGGCAAACATTTTATTATTCTAATATTGCTATGCTCTATCACAAATTCTGATAACTGGAACCTTTATTTGCTCTAGGCCAAGATAACTGTTCCAGTGGTATTAAATAATATATTTGCTTTAGAGCCAACTCAGCAGCCATAATGGCCTGTTCACGAGAACTCCAGCTCCACAAAGTtgtggagctggagctgggGGTAGACTGAGGGTTGGTGTTTCAGTGAGCTATATTGTTCCCATTTAAGACAAAGAACAGAAGCTAAAAACAATTCATTTTAACctacagctctgtattctggGATATTATAGGAGTTGGAGctctcccaaacaggccctatgtATAAAAGACAAGAAAGAACCATGACCTTCGCAGCTGTGATCAAGGCAGAGAAGGAAGAGATGATGTTtattgcaaaaaagaaaacttaCAGAGAGAGAAGAAGCCCATTCGAGAATTTAAATGATCTGAAAGCGTATGTTTCCAATGGTTACTCAACTTTCCTTTGACATCATGAAGATGATCATCACAAGCTTCCTAAAAGAACAAAGCATCGAGGTTCTCCTTAAAATTAATCATCCCAGAACTTGTCATGCATAACCAGTAAGATAACTGATCACAAAGATATTTGATTATTTGGACATTTAGTTAAGTGAGTCAAAGAAGCATACACAAACAAAAAAGTACATGAGCAATAATTTAGTGGGTCTTGTGCTTAACAAAATTTGCGTAACTTCACAATATATGTaccataaaaatattaaaaagtcACAGAAACAAGCGTTGCTCCCCAAAACAACTATCAATGTTTCCTCCCCCAAACATTGATTCCCAGTTCCCCAACTCCAAATTGTGAGATGTGTGATGGACAGTTGAGAAAGTCTATAAAGAGCACAAAATATAAATAGATTATCTTAGTAGCTCACTCACTTCTGAATAAAAAACATTAGCAGGTACCAAAAACACACTTGAAAGTTCAGCTACAAATTCAGATAAGTTCAGTAAGCAGATTTCAGGGCTGAAAAGATCATGTTCGCCTGTAATTCTGTATGATGTGTGCTTCAATTTAGCCTTCAAACATGAAAACCTGATGGAAGTGGTATAATATTTAACGACCCTATAGCCACTATAATGGGCACTGCAATTAGGCATTGTTATTTTTCTCGAACAGCATTAGGCATAGTTACTCAAGGGCAATATAGCATTGATACTTGAAACATACTAAAGCATATCTCCAGACTGAAAGACTTAACCATATCATCCAAATTCAGATGACTGACATGTCAAATTCAAAATACATGACACAAGGATAACCGAAACTGTACCTGCATTTTTTCACCTGTTCCAACCCATTTGGACCTTGGAATGTCCACAGCAGGCATTTCCCATTTAAATTTAGAGTTATGCTTTATCAATTCCTTGACTTCTTCATTTGTTATGATGCGGCTTACATGACGATCAAATGAACTGCAAAATAGATAAAGGGAGACAGCTTTGAAAAACGAGAGCATGCAAGAA from Setaria italica strain Yugu1 chromosome II, Setaria_italica_v2.0, whole genome shotgun sequence encodes the following:
- the LOC105913700 gene encoding LOW QUALITY PROTEIN: uncharacterized protein LOC105913700 (The sequence of the model RefSeq protein was modified relative to this genomic sequence to represent the inferred CDS: deleted 1 base in 1 codon; substituted 1 base at 1 genomic stop codon) — translated: MAKEYAFRKLQQILLSNYRSLRGRPVDLKTCLLSNYRHLFLDGRPATSSARVSHQPCTCGDPGDEKLRAHSLTICGSECRRSCCGICQFELLRVLDLEECXDLKDHHMDGIHKLWHLRYLSLGATVSHLPSKIEKLHCLETLDMRKAMIEILPVEVLKLPHLAHMLGKFKLGKRDWKMGELDKFLPKESNLQTLAGFVTDSNRGFPLLLVRMKKLRKVKIWCNEDDCVGLAELSTGIKKFVEDELDTSIGACCLSLNFMNSSGNILHSLQNSFGYLSSLKLHGALSGLTQFATSLCGLTELCLSSTNNLMSNEILNLRKLIHLEYLKLVKISLGGFTIRRQDLPRLLRLCLVQSPTLPTIEEGALRNIISLQLLSEDLGDVSGIEIRRSVHLQEVALDSEISQLEAKTVWEDAAKKHPKRPRVLYLKRVDPQGTGSMVKYVTARGSAHETDCAITQEMKSQGEASSNSENPNFGGTKHGKRSQSADDEHGKTKESNRHTGDGEDKNYKRHTRFSQKAGVVIEGTALSRNAVKNNAIRSDSCQIGKCKADAIRVAKDRKMALKLGPLDNSIASLPSSVPGAQE
- the LOC101753445 gene encoding U3 small nucleolar RNA-associated protein 25 produces the protein MGKRKPMPSAASRGAKSRPKRPRSGKQGAELREENPQLSEHDDETIDTESIAAEAIQHERKSNRSVQSIAQSDEDDTEDEHDSSSGDAPGDMINKGNDCSEETETSCSFDRHVSRIITNEEVKELIKHNSKFKWEMPAVDIPRSKWVGTGEKMQEACDDHLHDVKGKLSNHWKHTLSDHLNSRMGFFSLCNSYRDIMHCNKKPFYQKSNGVDSSIMDAYLMHALNHVHRTRDVVIRNDAKLRNDADRDISDDNTYLDQGFTRPKVLFLLPLKSFARRIVKRLIQLSPLQQKNAMGQFKKEFGESDDEMPEHSTKPADFDLLFAGDIDDHFLFGIKLTKKSIKLYSNFYSSDIIVASPLALKRKIDGGEHGNEKDFDFLSSIEIVIVDHADVISMQNWAHLEAVFEQLNHLPSKEHGTNVMRIRPWYLDQHAQYYRQTILLSSYLTPEINALFNGSCFNYEGKIKMVTEYAGVLPKIQLEVRQVYERFDASSIAGADDARFDYFCNKVYPKIQDLDEGGLLLFVSSYFEYIRISNFLKSKEASFCRIGEATSQQDISRSRLWFFEGKKKILLYSERSHFYHRYKIRGTKHLLIYSLPGRKEFYPELVNMLGESENPKCNVLFSRLDLLKLERIVGTSSARRLISSDKSMFVFC